In Triticum aestivum cultivar Chinese Spring chromosome 5B, IWGSC CS RefSeq v2.1, whole genome shotgun sequence, the following proteins share a genomic window:
- the LOC123111118 gene encoding transcription factor VIP1: MDPRFQLATPVPSSGGAGVRGHHRRAHSETFLRFPDTDLFLDPDGDFSFSDLDFPSLSDDSPAVSDPTPPPPPPMAASSSQTPAPRPPGGTHNRSLSLDAAFFEGLALQGGGGGGGGGHKRSGSMDGVNSPFEGESALSGGLDYAKKAMPAERIAELALLDPKRAKRILANRQSAARSKERKIKYTGELERKVQTLQTEATTLSAQLTLLQRDTSGLTTENRELKLRLQSMEEQAKLRDALNDALREEVQRLKIAAGQAPNMNGSQFNGGLQQIPSYFSQ, translated from the exons ATGGACCCGCGCTTCCAGCTGGCAACTCCGGTGCCGTCCTCCGGCGGCGCTGGTGTGCGAGGGCACCACCGGCGGGCCCATTCGGAGACGTTTCTGCGCTTCCCCGACACCGACCTCTTCCTCGACCCCGATGGAGACTTCTCCTTCTCCGACCTCGACTTCCCATCCCTCTCCGACGACTCCCCGGCGGTCTCCGACCCGaccccgcctcctcccccgccgatGGCGGCCAGCTCGTCCCAGACACCGGCTCCCCGTCCACCGGGCGGGACCCACAACAGGAGCCTCTCCCTTGACGCCGCCTTCTTCGAGGGCCTCGCCTtgcaggggggaggaggcgggggTGGTGGTGGCCATAAGAGGAGCGGGTCCATGGATGGGGTGAACTCGCCGTTCGAAGGCGAGTCGGCGCTGTCGGGCGGGCTGGACTACGCCAAGAAGGCCATGCCGGCCGAGAGGATCGCCGAGCTAGCTCTCCTTGACCCCAAACGCGCAAAGAG GATTTTGGCAAACCGGCAGTCGGCGGCGAGGTCGAAGGAGAGGAAGATCAAGTATACCGGTGAGCTAGAGAGAAAGGTCCAGACACTGCAGACCGAGGCCACTACGCTATCAGCACAGCTTACACTTCTCCAG AGGGATACTTCTGGTTTAACTACTGAGAATAGAGAACTCAAACTTCGGTTGCAGTCCATGGAGGAGCAAGCTAAACTACGGGATG CTCTAAACGACGCTCTGCGAGAAGAAGTCCAGCGACTTAAGATAGCTGCAGGGCAAGCTCCAAACATGAATGGGAGTCAATTCAACGGCGGACTCCAGCAGATTCCATCCTATTTCTCTCAGTAA